Proteins encoded by one window of Torulaspora delbrueckii CBS 1146 chromosome 2, complete genome:
- the DXO1 gene encoding Dxo1p (similar to Saccharomyces cerevisiae YDR370C; ancestral locus Anc_5.437), with translation MSKTSDSSTASSLEVHLLGNKLNSLGLQDSPHGPSKQRRKQQSGKRTVCIPFSKFEHSDLDYFPDDTADFFEGCEEVATYQNGYLFMKDSSKKPLYPCLQMFAALIAENRGPKNKLPYIGCDLYQGHERYKPLPSSELDSSIACFEYIKKWERRKISKSFNSGKVTIISPRHHVVDLVMALFHDDEVSIICTNIGKGKLIFSGDRSKEERNGLNSKNSMTRKICYSGFALEDKLTTSHDERMGPFYSIVEGKINERLSLLLRCEMDAYNPIFNRYTELKCFTKLNVQDTAHRRKLLKTWVQIGLIPDSDLIIGTRDTQVGQLEDLTWYSRGSLYKKFNNPSIARNNKYLNFNANIAVEWCFHCIESICDLVMKNSLSSPDDPYPKYESFKVIVDKSHNIIVKKLTKVPRHVQIPRAFR, from the coding sequence ATGAGCAAGACAAGCGATTCGTCCACAGCTTCATCCTTGGAAGTCCATTTGCTTGGAAATAAACTGAATTCATTGGGTCTGCAAGATTCTCCACATGGGCCGTCGAAACAACGTCGAAAACAGCAGAGTGGTAAGCGTACTGTTTGCATTCCGTTTTCTAAGTTTGAACATAGTGATCTGGATTATTTCCCAGATGACACAGCTGACTTCTTCGAAGGCTGCGAAGAGGTCGCTACATATCAAAATGGTTATTTATTCATGAAAGATAGCTCAAAGAAACCACTCTATCCCTGCTTGCAAATGTTTGCTGCCCTTATAGCCGAGAACAGAGGCCCAAAGAATAAGCTACCATACATAGGGTGCGATTTATATCAGGGTCATGAACGTTATAAGCCCTTGCCGTCCAGCGAACTGGACAGTAGCATAGCATGTTTTGAATATATCAAGAAGTGGGAAAGACGTAAAATCTCAAAAAGCTTCAACTCAGGTAAGGTCACAATCATCTCTCCTCGTCATCATGTGGTTGATCTCGTAATGGCATTATTTCATGACGATGAAGTCTCCATAATCTGCACAAATATTGGAAAGGGTAAACTTATCTTCTCGGGTGATAGGTCGAAAGAAGAACGAAATGGATTAAACTCTAAAAATTCCATGACACGCAAAATTTGTTACTCAGGGTTTGCGCTTGAGGATAAGTTAACTACTTCACATGACGAGAGGATGGGACCCTTCTACTCAATCGTTGAAGGTAAAATAAACGAACGTTTAAGTCTATTACTTCGCTGTGAGATGGATGCGTATAACCCCATTTTCAATCGTTACACCGAACTTAAGTGCTTCACAAAACTAAACGTTCAAGATACCGCTCACAGAAGGAAGCTTCTTAAAACTTGGGTACAAATCGGATTAATTCCAGACTCTGATTTGATTATTGGAACCCGTGATACGCAGGTAGGTCAGCTTGAAGACTTGACCTGGTACTCCAGAGGGAGCCTCTACAAAAAATTTAACAACCCTAGCATCGCCCGTAATAATAAGTACCTCAACTTCAACGCCAACATCGCTGTTGAATGGTGCTTCCATTGCATAGAGTCTATATGTGACCTTGTTATGAAAAACTCGCTTTCGTCGCCCGATGATCCATACCCAAAGTatgaatctttcaaagtcattgTGGATAAATCCCATAACATTATCGTTAAAAAGCTGACGAAGGTTCCGAGACATGTCCAGATTCCAAGGGCCTTTAGGTAG
- the MCM10 gene encoding Mcm10p (similar to Saccharomyces cerevisiae MCM10 (YIL150C); ancestral locus Anc_5.703) gives MNDPREVVQTDPFGELTSDEEDQRELEDQIVEIERQKRDLVERLKSKRQLKSKDPNFDAIQVESSPVKKPAESIKVEPSRTKRVLDIENLNEKKVESRSQIPANTTSYFIDNFRNSKKEEQKSQQERQELLSKRVHTFRGIDGNHKFKAVAVEEVEEYSDLWVKQRYISQDDLRKVLHEVKILRLSKLFAKIKPPKFAEPQYSNWAPIGIISAKGQVKFSSSGKPMKYFKFTLTDFQYNLDVYVFGKKGVERYYNLRVGDIVAILNPEVLPWRPSEKGNFIKSFNLRISHDFPCILEIGQSRDIDWCKSFNKSQNKACGTPINKTKEKCCDFHREIQFRSNHAKRIELNGSFALGAPTKVDSGPALYREKSAGAHRNFKVLPNHYQKSVGKNSDLRGIHFSNGNAAKAFFNDEFQNPDILNNLDSKRRKRQDDKKSLILQQQLKRINSRHAAIEIEKGSKKYEEICETTEATLQSGLIQNLGFDPTHGEIGNVLKQAAKDKSNNGQLNKKQKEVSSLLKFKKEHVELKPAKEVLLQRKRDRERAWQENFGDKSVNLSSDSDSDIEIV, from the coding sequence ATGAACGATCCACGAGAAGTGGTCCAAACGGATCCATTTGGTGAATTGACctcagatgaagaagatcaacGTGAGTTGGAGGATCAGATTGTAGAGATAGAGCGGCAGAAGCGCGATTTGGTCGAGAGGTTGAAGTCAAAGAGacaattgaagagtaaGGACCCCAATTTCGATGCGATTCAGGTGGAAAGTTCTCCGGTAAAGAAACCAGCTGAGTCCATCAAAGTGGAACCTTCGAGAACCAAACGAGTGCTGGACATCGAGAActtgaatgaaaagaaggtAGAGAGTCGATCGCAGATCCCAGCTAATACTACGTCTTACTTCATTGACAACTTCAGAAactccaagaaagaagagcaaaaAAGCCAGCAAGAGCGGCAGGAGCTTCTGAGCAAGAGGGTTCATACTTTTAGAGGAATTGATGGCAACCACAAGTTCAAAGCTGTTGCAGTCgaagaagtggaagaaTATTCTGACTTATGGGTAAAGCAACGATACATTTCACAGGATGATCTGCGGAAAGTGTTACATGAAGTAAAAATATTACGACTAAGCAAGCTGTTTGCTAAGATAAAACCTCCCAAATTTGCAGAACCACAGTATTCTAACTGGGCACCAATTGGTATAATTAGCGCCAAAGGTCAAGTCAAATTTTCGTCCTCAGGGAAACCTATGAAATACTTCAAGTTCACCTTGACCGATTTCCAATATAATCTAGATGTTTACGTCTTTGGGAAGAAAGGTGTTGAACGATATTATAACCTGCGAGTGGGTGATATCGTTGCGATTTTGAACCCTGAGGTATTGCCCTGGAGACCATCTGAAAAAGGCAATTTTATCAAGTCTTTCAACCTCAGAATTTCGCATGATTTCCCATGTatacttgaaattggtCAGAGCCGTGATATTGACTGGTGTAAgagcttcaacaaatctcAAAATAAAGCTTGCGGTACACCAATTAATAAAACGAAGGAGAAATGTTGTGATTTCCATAGAGAAATTCAATTCCGCAGTAATCACGCGAAAAGAATTGAGTTAAATGGTTCGTTTGCTTTAGGAGCGCCAACTAAAGTAGATTCAGGGCCGGCATTATATCGCGAAAAGTCGGCAGGAGCTCATAGAAATTTTAAAGTGCTTCCTAATCATTACCAGAAGAGCGTCGGGAAGAATTCCGATTTAAGAGGTATTCATTTTTCCAATGGAAATGCTGCGaaagctttcttcaacgatgAGTTTCAAAATCCAGATATACTCAACAATCTTGACAGTAAGCGACGGAAACGGCAGGATGATAAGAAGTCACTTATCCTCCAACAACAGTTAAAGCGGATCAACAGCCGACATGCAGCCatcgaaattgaaaaggGTTCTAAGAAATACGAAGAAATCTGTGAGACAACTGAGGCTACTTTGCAAAGCGGACTTATACAAAATTTAGGATTTGACCCAACACACGGGGAGATAGGTAATGTGCTCAAGCAGGCTGCCAAAGATAAATCCAATAATGGGCAACTGAATAAAAAACAGAAAGAAGTATCTTCACTTCTtaaattcaagaaagaacacGTTGAGTTGAAGCCTGCCAAAGAGGTGCTACTTCAGCGGAAAAGAGATAGGGAAAGAGCCTGGCAggaaaattttggtgaTAAGTCTGTTAATCTTTCTTCCGACAGCGATAGCGATATAGAGATTGTGTGA
- the TDEL0B02160 gene encoding uncharacterized protein (ancestral locus Anc_5.704): MSSTEEIKLLNIHGICYSVISEPSESRFQLVKTATTTEDDRTVQNQPNLIVIDSVHSGKGRTAQNDLYTIVMKPIFEAVNIDHRLIKTTSRDTIASYASTLDISQSHTVLFLSGDTSISEFINNLPQGAPSANLSILSFPMGSGNAWASSLGIMCPVKTFGQFIRGEMSHSPFPLYKAVFPNGYSIVFFIILSMGFHANLVHACERPEYQRMGIEKFQLAGSVILKEYELDLKITVNSLAASYSYFALINTPNLEPAYRPSPESDPLKEELYLLGYSSGLSKDQFLTKVMKGYELGPSDKLPLDSDTIYVPFTKGFDVTLDFPLLESPRYKSEICCDGVLLNLQDLQADLEVSNKFSIEFLNHYSKFNIKAMSSN, from the coding sequence ATGAGCTCTACGGAGGAAATTAAGCTGTTAAATATACATGGCATATGCTACTCTGTAATTTCAGAGCCAAGTGAGTCCAGATTCCAGCTCGTGAAGACGGCCACTACgactgaagatgatagaACAGTGCAAAATCAACCCAATTTGATAGTCATAGACTCTGTTCACTCGGGAAAAGGCAGAACAGCACAAAATGATCTTTATACCATCGTTATGAAGCCTATCTTTGAGGCAGTGAATATTGACCATAGGCTTATTAAGACTACGTCACGTGACACCATCGCATCGTATGCTTCAACGCTCGATATAAGCCAGTCTCACACGGTTCTGTTCTTGTCTGGGGATACTAGCATCTCTGAATTTATCAATAATTTACCACAAGGTGCTCCGAGCGCTAATTTGAGTATACTGTCATTCCCGATGGGAAGCGGTAACGCATGGGCGAGCTCGCTTGGGATAATGTGTCCAGTCAAAACGTTTGGTCAGTTTATCAGAGGCGAAATGTCCCATAGTCCTTTTCCATTGTACAAAGCTGTCTTTCCCAACGGATATTCGatcgttttcttcattatcTTATCAATGGGGTTCCATGCCAATTTGGTTCATGCCTGTGAAAGACCAGAGTATCAAAGGATGGggattgaaaagtttcaattaGCTGGTAGCGTAATATTAAAGGAATATGAACTTGATCTAAAAATTACCGTTAACAGTTTGGCAGCTTCCTACTCCTACTTTGCCTTGATAAACACACCGAACTTGGAACCGGCCTACCGGCCTTCTCCAGAATCTGACCCACTTAAAGAAGAATTGTATCTACTCGGTTACTCCAGTGGGCTAAgtaaagatcaatttctgACTAAAGTCATGAAGGGTTACGAGTTGGGACCAAGTGACAAATTGCCGTTAGATAGTGACACGATTTATGTTCCTTTTACCAAAGGATTCGACGTGACATTGGATTTCCCTCTGCTTGAGTCGCCTCGTTATAAATCCGAAATTTGCTGTGATGGCGTATTGCTAAATTTACAAGACCTGCAGGCAGATCTTGAGGTCTCAAACAAGTTTTCAATCGAGTTTTTGAATCATTATTCGaaattcaatatcaaagcaatgtcatcaaattga